One genomic segment of Catalinimonas alkaloidigena includes these proteins:
- a CDS encoding SDR family oxidoreductase has translation MILITGASGHLGHAIADQLLPKLADGEKLVVSSRSPEKLSHFKALGVEVRAADFDDKNSLIKAFKGVNKVLLISGHAPNAHRIQQHKNAVSAAVLAGTQHVAYTSFFNAVPESRFLFAEVHAKTEALLKSSGLTYTIFRNAWYADLFTEGIEQILAQAKLEASAGEGKINSIPRAEIAAAIAEVLSTDKFGNSTLELTGPETFSYAEVADWLSEAYQKDIKYMNVNPEQVRKLYGGDSPFGFEIQGIISSYEAMQANEYDEVSDDFEKIMGRKPMSVKAFIQQQSRQSNVAG, from the coding sequence ATGATATTAATTACCGGAGCCTCAGGGCATTTGGGACACGCAATTGCTGATCAGCTTTTACCTAAATTAGCAGATGGAGAGAAGCTGGTGGTTAGCAGCCGAAGCCCCGAAAAACTCAGTCACTTTAAAGCGCTGGGCGTGGAAGTGAGAGCGGCAGACTTTGATGATAAAAATAGCCTGATCAAAGCATTTAAAGGGGTAAACAAGGTGTTGCTCATCTCCGGTCATGCGCCTAACGCACATAGAATTCAGCAGCATAAAAATGCAGTGAGCGCTGCAGTACTGGCAGGGACGCAGCATGTAGCCTACACTAGTTTTTTCAATGCTGTGCCCGAGTCCAGGTTTTTGTTTGCCGAAGTACATGCCAAAACAGAAGCGCTCCTCAAAAGTAGTGGCCTTACCTACACCATTTTTCGGAATGCCTGGTATGCGGATTTGTTTACAGAAGGTATAGAACAAATCCTCGCGCAGGCTAAACTTGAAGCTTCGGCTGGCGAAGGAAAGATAAATTCCATACCCCGGGCTGAGATTGCTGCTGCCATAGCGGAGGTGCTGAGTACAGATAAGTTTGGTAATTCTACGCTTGAGCTTACCGGGCCTGAAACCTTCAGCTATGCAGAAGTGGCAGACTGGCTGTCTGAGGCTTATCAGAAGGATATAAAATATATGAATGTAAATCCGGAACAGGTGCGCAAACTGTACGGAGGAGATTCTCCTTTCGGCTTTGAAATTCAGGGAATCATCAGCAGCTATGAGGCTATGCAGGCCAATGAATACGATGAAGTAAGCGATGACTTTGAAAAAATTATGGGACGTAAGCCTATGTCGGTAAAAGCATTTATTCAACAACAGTCCAGGCAGTCAAATGTAGCAGGATAA
- a CDS encoding HAD hydrolase-like protein produces the protein MKEENIIQLVVFDMAGTTVEDKDSVQKALQNALSRVNIKVALAETVEVMGYPKPEAIRILLEQKLEDQSKITPDYIEEIHQYFVQDMVKYYQQSPQISEKAGVSDTFKILRNNNIKIALDTGFSRPIADAIIDRLHWRDKIDVSITSDEVENGRPYPDMIYKAMKLTGVQDVKQVAKVGDTASDMQQGMDAGCKYVIGVTTGNYTEEELKNYEHTHLIAQLPEILEILGIASEKVA, from the coding sequence ATGAAGGAGGAAAACATTATTCAGCTGGTGGTATTTGACATGGCCGGTACCACCGTAGAAGATAAAGACAGCGTGCAGAAAGCCTTACAAAATGCCCTGAGCAGGGTAAATATTAAGGTAGCCTTAGCAGAAACTGTAGAAGTAATGGGTTATCCCAAACCTGAGGCAATCCGAATTCTTCTGGAGCAAAAGCTGGAAGATCAATCTAAAATCACGCCTGATTATATTGAGGAAATTCACCAGTACTTTGTGCAGGATATGGTTAAATATTATCAGCAATCTCCTCAAATCAGCGAAAAGGCAGGTGTAAGTGATACTTTTAAGATATTAAGAAATAACAATATCAAGATCGCACTGGACACAGGCTTCAGCCGCCCCATCGCTGATGCAATCATTGACCGTTTGCACTGGAGAGATAAAATAGACGTGAGCATCACCAGCGATGAAGTAGAGAACGGTCGCCCCTATCCTGATATGATTTACAAAGCCATGAAGCTGACCGGGGTGCAGGATGTCAAACAAGTGGCCAAGGTAGGCGATACCGCTTCTGATATGCAGCAAGGCATGGATGCCGGTTGCAAATATGTCATCGGGGTCACTACCGGAAATTATACGGAAGAGGAGCTCAAAAATTATGAGCACACCCACCTGATTGCCCAGCTTCCCGAAATACTGGAAATCCTTGGCATTGCCTCTGAAAAAGTAGCCTAA
- a CDS encoding YihY/virulence factor BrkB family protein, which produces MNTSNGAIAYLKETFKEWQSDDAFRQSASLAYYAIFSLPALLIIVINVASLVWSQQYIEQQLSNQLGSMLGQDAAQQLQTMLSNSKEQGNSVLSIIIGVATLIFGATGVFYQLQKSLNDVWEVEQDPDAGIKQLAISRVTALGLVIAIGFLLIVSLVVSTAISSMSGWIQQQLPNFPVFLFQVIQILLSVGILTLLFAIMFKALPDAKVEWRSVWRGALLTAVLFTIGKFLIGLYISHTDPGSTFGAAGSIIIIMLWVYYSGLILIFGAEFTQVYARRKGHRLQPSSHARRTAEYRLAQLEKKHEHTDEK; this is translated from the coding sequence ATGAATACCTCAAATGGCGCCATAGCCTACCTCAAAGAAACGTTTAAAGAATGGCAAAGTGACGATGCCTTTCGCCAGAGTGCTTCATTAGCATATTATGCGATCTTTTCATTGCCAGCCTTACTAATTATTGTCATTAATGTAGCCAGTCTGGTCTGGAGTCAGCAGTACATAGAGCAACAGCTAAGTAATCAGTTAGGAAGTATGCTGGGCCAGGATGCCGCACAGCAACTCCAGACGATGCTCAGCAATTCTAAAGAGCAGGGCAATTCAGTGCTAAGCATCATTATAGGAGTAGCTACCCTGATCTTTGGTGCTACCGGAGTATTTTATCAGCTACAAAAATCACTCAATGATGTTTGGGAAGTAGAGCAGGACCCGGATGCCGGTATAAAACAGCTTGCCATAAGCAGGGTTACGGCCCTCGGACTGGTAATCGCCATAGGCTTTCTTCTCATTGTCTCTCTGGTCGTATCTACCGCTATATCATCCATGAGCGGTTGGATACAGCAACAGCTACCTAACTTCCCTGTATTTCTCTTTCAGGTCATTCAAATTCTGCTTTCCGTAGGCATACTTACCCTTCTGTTTGCTATCATGTTTAAGGCCTTACCTGATGCAAAAGTAGAGTGGCGTTCAGTTTGGCGAGGAGCCTTATTAACTGCCGTACTCTTTACAATAGGCAAATTTCTGATTGGCTTATACATTAGCCATACCGATCCCGGGTCTACCTTCGGTGCAGCCGGCTCAATCATTATCATCATGTTATGGGTTTACTACTCAGGACTGATATTGATATTTGGAGCTGAGTTTACTCAGGTTTACGCCCGTAGAAAAGGACACCGTTTGCAGCCCTCTTCTCATGCAAGACGAACAGCAGAGTACCGCCTGGCACAATTGGAAAAGAAGCATGAGCATACAGACGAAAAGTAG
- a CDS encoding aspartate aminotransferase family protein translates to MSEDYASKQAKHMLQCWAAQDGYQPLEVEQTEGCWIHTTDGRKIFDLRSAHECINLGFRHPKILEAMRQQMEKVVYVTDDFATEPAARLAEKLARVTPGSPNKKVWFSQSGANAVEAAIKAARMYQYNHMQQEGSEKLEGSKQYPFPYKIISRYRSWHGATTLASSASGDPRRWFQEPFNVPGFVHGPDAYCYRCPFGLAYPSCQLACANYLEQMITFEGGSGKVAAVLVEPVVGSNGIIPPPPDYFPRLREICDQHDILLIVDETMTGMGRTGKMLAIEHYDIEPDIIIMGKALGMYSPLAATIFSEKVAQSFDDNIFGIGQSFSGHTLSCTAALASIEVLEEENILSHTQEMGAYLGEKLVQLQKKHPSVGEVRGLGLFYTLEIVKNRETKEPLRKISEKYTKTVVTEIAEFLLREKNIYIPSDKFGIWVVPPLIVQQNEIDFIVKALDEALVLADREVM, encoded by the coding sequence ATGAGTGAAGATTACGCCAGTAAACAAGCAAAGCACATGCTGCAATGCTGGGCCGCCCAGGATGGCTACCAGCCCCTGGAAGTAGAGCAAACCGAAGGTTGCTGGATACATACTACAGACGGTCGCAAGATTTTTGACCTGCGTAGCGCGCACGAATGTATCAACCTGGGCTTCAGGCATCCCAAGATACTGGAAGCCATGCGGCAGCAGATGGAAAAAGTAGTATATGTCACCGATGATTTTGCGACTGAACCAGCGGCCAGGCTGGCTGAAAAGCTTGCCCGTGTGACGCCCGGAAGTCCGAACAAGAAAGTCTGGTTCTCGCAAAGCGGAGCCAATGCAGTGGAAGCGGCCATCAAAGCAGCCCGCATGTATCAGTATAACCATATGCAGCAGGAGGGCAGCGAAAAGCTGGAAGGCAGCAAACAGTATCCATTTCCTTACAAAATCATTTCACGCTACCGCTCCTGGCATGGGGCTACTACTTTGGCTTCATCAGCCAGCGGAGATCCCCGGCGCTGGTTTCAGGAGCCTTTCAATGTGCCGGGCTTTGTACATGGTCCCGATGCCTACTGTTACCGCTGTCCTTTTGGTCTGGCATATCCTTCCTGCCAACTGGCATGCGCCAATTATCTGGAACAGATGATCACTTTTGAGGGGGGCTCTGGGAAGGTGGCAGCGGTATTGGTAGAACCGGTAGTAGGCTCCAACGGCATCATTCCTCCGCCACCGGATTACTTTCCCCGCCTCAGAGAGATTTGTGACCAGCATGACATACTCCTGATCGTTGATGAAACCATGACGGGCATGGGACGCACCGGAAAAATGCTGGCCATTGAGCACTATGACATTGAGCCGGACATCATCATTATGGGCAAGGCGTTAGGTATGTACAGTCCGTTGGCGGCAACTATTTTCTCCGAAAAAGTAGCTCAGTCTTTTGATGACAATATTTTTGGCATAGGTCAGAGCTTTTCCGGGCACACGCTTTCCTGTACCGCCGCTTTAGCGAGCATAGAAGTGCTGGAAGAAGAAAATATCTTATCCCATACACAGGAAATGGGCGCTTACCTGGGAGAGAAATTAGTGCAACTGCAGAAAAAGCATCCATCGGTAGGAGAGGTGAGAGGGCTAGGCTTGTTTTATACCCTGGAAATTGTCAAAAACAGAGAGACTAAAGAACCGCTACGGAAGATATCAGAGAAATACACTAAAACGGTAGTTACAGAGATTGCCGAATTCCTTCTCCGAGAGAAAAATATTTATATTCCTTCAGACAAATTTGGTATCTGGGTAGTGCCTCCCTTGATCGTACAGCAAAACGAAATTGATTTTATCGTAAAAGCACTGGATGAGGCTCTGGTATTGGCTGACAGAGAAGTCATGTAA
- a CDS encoding tail fiber domain-containing protein, whose product MKKIIYLSLSMLVLSSFNLMAQNWVVGGNNLSASGRLGTNNNHSLIFETNNGERGRVTNTGLWGFGVSSPSARLHINSASGQHPLKVEVNNSLKMFVHSGGGVSIGSSTSLVPPANGLLVAGNMGVGKEPGSYKFKITHSTFGFNIENATTLDDWEFWANSGGLSLYANGSFRGNFNPTTGVYTSVSDERVKANVQAMPTVLDKIKALKAFTYQFEGTNEKKNSTASYGFMAQDVTEVFPHLVNHVVDEERGIDTYTLDYSGFGVLAIKAIQELQQHILILESQIAALEEAQGKDKKSNAYGNTGNIGVWLEKNYPNPFAQSTIIGYSTPEQAEKVDLVITNLHGIEIQRFDHLDVGAGQVEIIVGSIPEGTYIYTLVVDGKPISSKKMLLSR is encoded by the coding sequence ATGAAAAAAATAATATACCTATCGTTGAGTATGCTTGTGTTGAGCAGCTTTAATCTAATGGCCCAGAACTGGGTAGTTGGGGGAAATAACCTCTCTGCAAGTGGTAGGTTAGGTACGAATAATAATCATTCCCTGATTTTTGAGACAAACAACGGTGAACGTGGCAGGGTAACTAATACTGGTCTGTGGGGATTTGGCGTTTCATCGCCTAGTGCCCGGCTACATATCAACAGTGCCAGTGGTCAACATCCTTTAAAGGTAGAGGTAAATAACTCATTAAAAATGTTTGTTCACAGTGGTGGTGGAGTATCTATTGGCAGTAGTACATCGCTTGTCCCTCCTGCAAATGGTTTATTGGTTGCAGGAAATATGGGAGTGGGAAAAGAACCGGGTTCATACAAATTTAAGATTACCCATAGTACTTTTGGTTTTAATATTGAAAATGCTACGACCCTGGATGATTGGGAGTTTTGGGCTAATAGTGGAGGACTGTCCTTATATGCCAATGGTAGTTTTAGGGGAAACTTCAATCCAACCACCGGAGTATATACTTCAGTTTCTGATGAGCGCGTAAAAGCCAATGTCCAGGCTATGCCGACTGTTTTAGATAAAATAAAAGCTTTAAAAGCTTTCACTTATCAATTTGAGGGTACAAATGAAAAGAAAAATAGCACTGCTTCCTACGGATTCATGGCTCAGGATGTAACTGAGGTCTTTCCCCATTTGGTGAATCATGTTGTAGACGAAGAGCGTGGAATTGACACATATACCCTTGATTACAGCGGCTTTGGCGTGCTTGCCATTAAAGCTATCCAGGAATTACAACAACACATACTCATACTGGAAAGCCAAATCGCAGCGCTGGAAGAAGCACAAGGCAAGGACAAAAAAAGCAATGCCTATGGCAATACAGGGAATATTGGAGTCTGGCTGGAAAAGAACTATCCCAACCCCTTTGCTCAAAGTACCATTATTGGGTACAGCACCCCTGAACAAGCAGAAAAAGTTGATCTGGTAATCACTAACCTACACGGAATAGAAATACAACGTTTTGATCACCTGGATGTGGGAGCAGGGCAGGTAGAAATAATTGTAGGCAGCATACCCGAAGGTACTTATATCTATACCTTGGTGGTAGATGGTAAGCCCATTTCATCAAAAAAAATGTTACTGAGCAGGTAA
- a CDS encoding PQQ-dependent sugar dehydrogenase, with the protein MKKLISCCIFTCITLLSNAQTAISTEQESYTVDTVLTDLTTPWSMAFLPDGNMLITEKGGKLKHFNPQTQAVKEIKGLPEIYVRGQGGLFDLELHPNYDDNGWIYITHAYSEGGNEGNTALMRAKLEGDELVAQEVLFKGTPLRDAGQHFGGRIEFDNDGYLYLSIGDRGARENAQNPENILGTVMRFNDDGSIPDDNPFVGDKNKRPEIFSYGHRNPQGMALHPTSGELWEHEHGPQGGDEINIVRKGNNYGWPVISYGINYDNTTFTDIREKEGMQQPVWYYVPSIAPCGMDFYTGDKFKNWQGDLFVGSLKFRYLERLELDGEKVISSEKLLEDIGRIRTVREGPDGNIYVVVEGPGMIVRMLPATMDKASLEK; encoded by the coding sequence ATGAAAAAATTAATCAGCTGTTGCATTTTCACATGCATCACCCTGCTTTCCAATGCGCAAACTGCAATATCTACTGAGCAGGAAAGTTATACTGTAGATACTGTACTTACTGATCTTACCACTCCCTGGAGCATGGCCTTTTTGCCCGATGGCAATATGTTGATCACTGAAAAAGGCGGAAAGCTCAAGCATTTTAACCCTCAGACCCAGGCTGTAAAAGAAATCAAAGGGCTACCAGAAATATATGTGCGTGGTCAAGGGGGACTATTTGACCTGGAATTGCACCCTAACTATGATGATAACGGCTGGATTTACATCACCCATGCCTACTCTGAAGGAGGAAATGAAGGCAATACAGCACTGATGCGGGCCAAACTGGAAGGAGATGAACTGGTAGCGCAGGAAGTACTTTTTAAAGGTACACCGCTTCGCGATGCCGGTCAGCACTTTGGCGGCAGAATAGAGTTTGACAATGATGGTTATCTCTACCTTTCTATTGGCGACCGTGGAGCACGCGAGAATGCGCAAAATCCTGAGAACATACTGGGAACAGTGATGCGTTTTAATGATGATGGCAGTATTCCTGATGATAATCCTTTTGTAGGTGACAAAAACAAACGACCTGAGATATTTTCATATGGCCACCGTAACCCTCAGGGAATGGCGCTGCATCCTACAAGTGGTGAACTCTGGGAGCATGAGCATGGACCTCAGGGAGGTGATGAGATTAATATTGTAAGAAAAGGGAATAACTACGGCTGGCCGGTAATTTCTTATGGTATCAACTATGACAACACTACCTTTACTGATATTCGTGAGAAAGAAGGTATGCAGCAGCCGGTCTGGTATTATGTACCTTCTATCGCTCCCTGCGGCATGGATTTTTATACCGGAGATAAATTCAAAAACTGGCAGGGTGACCTTTTTGTAGGCTCTCTCAAGTTTCGCTATCTAGAACGACTGGAACTGGATGGTGAAAAGGTAATCAGCTCAGAAAAGCTACTGGAAGATATTGGTAGAATCAGAACAGTACGCGAAGGTCCGGACGGAAATATTTATGTAGTAGTAGAAGGCCCGGGAATGATCGTTCGCATGCTTCCTGCCACTATGGACAAAGCTTCACTGGAAAAATAA
- a CDS encoding sugar phosphate isomerase/epimerase family protein, with the protein MKRRDFIKQSTAAGLSLSLVPSVYFREDNAYIDQVGLQLYTVRNQMVKDPAGTLKAIKSAGYSQVEGGNPLEYGNMLPMIKDAGLYSQSSFINQAYITERWDLQATNAPASKDIASVIEAAEKHGLKYLVFGYLSKAERDTLDQYKLYAERLNSAGEQCEQAGIHLCYHNHSFEFQPIDGKVPYELLIEELDPKYVQFELDIFWASVGGHAPEKLMKKMKGQIRLLHLKNKKAGIADEYDEAQVPKDAFQEVGDGVIDVQKVLRLAPKVGVEQCFVEQDQSPDPIQSIAASTAYLKQIENKI; encoded by the coding sequence ATGAAGAGAAGAGATTTTATCAAACAAAGCACAGCGGCAGGTCTTAGCTTATCTTTAGTGCCTTCTGTTTATTTCCGAGAGGACAATGCTTATATAGACCAGGTTGGTTTGCAGCTGTATACTGTCAGAAATCAAATGGTAAAAGATCCGGCAGGGACACTAAAAGCTATAAAATCAGCCGGTTACAGTCAGGTAGAAGGAGGGAATCCTCTGGAATATGGTAATATGTTACCGATGATCAAAGATGCTGGGCTTTATTCGCAGAGTTCATTTATTAATCAGGCTTATATAACCGAGCGTTGGGATTTACAGGCTACAAATGCTCCAGCGTCTAAAGATATAGCATCTGTAATAGAAGCAGCCGAGAAGCACGGACTCAAGTACCTGGTATTTGGTTACCTCAGCAAGGCGGAAAGGGATACGCTTGACCAGTATAAACTTTATGCCGAAAGGCTGAACAGCGCGGGTGAGCAATGTGAACAGGCAGGTATTCATCTTTGCTACCACAACCACTCATTTGAGTTTCAGCCCATTGATGGGAAAGTTCCTTATGAGCTGCTGATTGAAGAACTTGACCCTAAGTATGTGCAGTTTGAGCTGGATATCTTTTGGGCCAGCGTTGGCGGACATGCGCCGGAAAAATTGATGAAAAAGATGAAAGGCCAGATACGTTTGCTGCATCTGAAAAATAAAAAGGCAGGAATTGCTGATGAATATGATGAAGCCCAGGTACCCAAAGATGCTTTTCAGGAAGTAGGTGATGGCGTAATTGATGTGCAAAAAGTACTTAGGCTGGCACCTAAAGTGGGGGTAGAGCAGTGCTTTGTAGAGCAGGACCAGTCTCCTGACCCAATCCAGAGCATAGCAGCAAGTACGGCTTACCTGAAGCAGATAGAAAACAAAATATAG
- a CDS encoding YwbE family protein, with protein MDGKNRNDIKIGSDVSIVLKQDQRSGKLTEGVVQNILTKSAFHPHGIKVRLESGEVGRVKKVL; from the coding sequence ATGGATGGTAAGAACAGGAATGATATCAAAATCGGCAGTGATGTTTCTATTGTGTTGAAGCAAGACCAGCGTAGTGGTAAGCTTACTGAAGGAGTAGTACAGAATATACTAACCAAAAGTGCATTTCACCCTCATGGGATCAAAGTAAGGTTAGAAAGTGGAGAGGTAGGCAGGGTAAAGAAAGTGTTGTAG
- a CDS encoding glycoside hydrolase family 15 protein — protein MKNQFDQDYMPIDHYGIIGNQHTVALVGNNGSIDFMCFPRFDSPSIFASILDSEKGGHFSIQAQMEDEDFKQQYLPDTNVLLTRFLAYEGMVEITDFMPVKEMEHNCTLVRKVTVIRGEVDIKMDCAPRFNYAQNKHKAKQHNKREISFSSTHWNIRLLADVDMKLENGDAQADFTLKEKESVSFILEAMSEEGDKEDEKRSVEHYVDKTFQETNNFWKNWVAKSNYRGMWKDMMNRSALTLKLLTSYQFGAPVAAPTFGLPERVGGERNWDYRYTWIRDAAFTMYAFIRMGFTYEAGEFMKWIRTQFEKNVDNPNNLQLMYSVDGESDLHETELNHLEGYKQSKPVRVGNGAYNQLQLDIYGELMDSIYLYDKYGEPITYDFWERLTHQINFVCDHWQKKDHGIWEIRSETQEFIYSRVMCWVAVDRAVRLAEKRSFPYPWKRWRKVRDEIYHDIYNNFWNEGLQSFVQHKGSEVVDASVLLMPLVRFISPYDPRWVSTLEVVEKELVTDTLVYRYNNQVFADGLEGSEGTFSMCSFWYVECLARGGQLEKARLFFEKMLGYGNHLGLFAEQIGLRGEQLGNFPQAFTHLGLISAAFALNRGLNGTH, from the coding sequence ATGAAAAACCAATTTGATCAGGATTACATGCCCATTGACCATTATGGCATCATTGGAAATCAGCATACTGTTGCCCTGGTAGGAAATAATGGCTCTATAGATTTTATGTGCTTCCCTCGTTTTGACTCTCCCAGTATCTTTGCTTCTATCCTGGACTCAGAGAAAGGAGGGCACTTTTCAATTCAGGCTCAAATGGAGGATGAAGACTTTAAGCAACAGTATTTACCGGATACCAACGTTTTGCTTACGCGTTTTCTGGCCTATGAAGGCATGGTGGAGATTACTGACTTTATGCCGGTAAAAGAAATGGAACATAATTGTACACTGGTAAGAAAGGTGACCGTAATCCGGGGAGAAGTTGATATCAAAATGGACTGCGCCCCCCGGTTCAACTATGCACAGAATAAACACAAGGCCAAGCAACATAACAAACGTGAGATCTCGTTTAGCAGCACCCACTGGAACATACGGCTCCTGGCGGATGTGGATATGAAGCTCGAAAATGGTGATGCCCAGGCCGATTTTACGCTCAAAGAAAAAGAATCCGTGAGCTTCATCCTTGAAGCCATGTCCGAAGAAGGGGATAAAGAAGATGAAAAACGCAGCGTAGAACATTATGTAGACAAAACCTTTCAGGAAACGAATAACTTCTGGAAAAACTGGGTTGCCAAGTCAAACTACCGGGGCATGTGGAAAGATATGATGAACCGCTCTGCCCTCACCCTCAAGCTACTCACATCATATCAGTTTGGAGCACCGGTAGCGGCCCCTACTTTCGGGCTGCCGGAGAGAGTGGGAGGAGAACGCAACTGGGACTATCGCTATACCTGGATCAGAGATGCTGCTTTTACCATGTATGCTTTTATCAGGATGGGGTTTACTTACGAGGCGGGAGAGTTTATGAAATGGATACGTACCCAGTTTGAGAAAAATGTGGATAATCCCAATAATCTACAGCTCATGTACAGTGTAGATGGTGAATCAGACCTGCATGAAACTGAGCTGAACCACCTGGAAGGCTATAAGCAATCAAAGCCTGTAAGGGTGGGAAATGGTGCCTACAACCAGCTTCAGCTGGATATTTATGGTGAGCTGATGGATAGTATCTACCTCTACGATAAATATGGAGAACCCATCACTTATGATTTCTGGGAAAGGCTGACGCATCAAATCAACTTTGTATGTGACCACTGGCAAAAGAAGGATCATGGAATTTGGGAAATAAGGTCAGAGACCCAGGAGTTTATTTATTCGCGCGTGATGTGTTGGGTAGCCGTTGACCGGGCAGTAAGGTTGGCTGAAAAAAGGTCATTTCCTTATCCCTGGAAACGCTGGCGTAAGGTAAGAGATGAGATCTACCACGACATTTATAATAATTTCTGGAACGAAGGGCTTCAGTCTTTTGTGCAGCATAAAGGCAGTGAAGTGGTAGATGCTTCCGTGCTCCTTATGCCTCTGGTCCGCTTTATTAGTCCCTACGACCCTCGCTGGGTTTCTACCCTTGAAGTTGTGGAAAAAGAATTAGTGACAGACACACTGGTATATCGCTACAATAATCAAGTATTTGCAGATGGCCTGGAAGGCTCAGAAGGGACTTTCAGCATGTGTTCATTCTGGTATGTAGAATGTTTGGCCAGGGGGGGGCAGCTAGAAAAAGCCCGCCTCTTTTTTGAAAAAATGCTGGGCTATGGCAACCATCTGGGACTGTTCGCTGAGCAGATTGGCCTGAGAGGTGAGCAGTTAGGGAATTTTCCGCAGGCATTTACCCATTTGGGACTGATCAGTGCGGCCTTTGCCCTCAACAGAGGTTTGAATGGTACGCACTGA
- a CDS encoding GNAT family N-acetyltransferase, which translates to MLSIREIQPQDDLAIAHVIRIVKSAYDADPQTTILGDPTLDHMYQTYLQEKAVYFVALWNVKIVRGGGIRQLDGSEDNICELQRMFLLPEARRQGIGKTLMEYCLQKANEFAYERIYLETLSQMKEAQQLYRQFGFEAIPNTLGNTGHCGCNVRMIKDLSLQ; encoded by the coding sequence ATGTTATCAATTCGTGAGATCCAGCCCCAAGATGACCTGGCTATTGCCCATGTAATTCGCATAGTCAAGTCTGCCTATGATGCCGATCCCCAGACTACTATTCTGGGCGATCCCACACTTGACCACATGTATCAGACGTACCTACAGGAAAAGGCGGTGTATTTCGTAGCTTTGTGGAATGTTAAAATAGTCAGAGGCGGTGGCATAAGGCAATTGGATGGGAGTGAGGATAATATATGCGAATTACAGCGCATGTTTCTGCTTCCTGAAGCCAGAAGGCAGGGGATAGGAAAGACCTTGATGGAGTACTGCCTGCAGAAAGCCAATGAATTTGCCTACGAAAGAATCTACCTGGAAACCCTGAGTCAGATGAAGGAGGCACAGCAACTGTACAGGCAATTTGGTTTTGAAGCTATACCCAATACCCTGGGCAATACCGGACACTGTGGTTGTAATGTTAGAATGATTAAGGATTTATCATTACAATAG